One window of Psychrobacillus sp. FSL H8-0483 genomic DNA carries:
- a CDS encoding NADPH-dependent FMN reductase, translated as MAIKVAAIIGSNRKESYNLKLVDFMKKRYVDQLDINIISINEVEMFSVDIENNPPKGAMDFKLQVRNAEAVLFAVPEYNFSIPGVLKNATDWLSRSGNDLVGKPTFIVGSSMGVLGSVRAQIHLREIITNPALQPKLLPGNEVYIGAIHTKMNEQNEITDEGTVTFLDQVVTNFVDFYNNAK; from the coding sequence ATGGCAATTAAAGTAGCAGCAATTATCGGTAGTAACAGAAAAGAATCATACAATTTAAAACTTGTGGATTTTATGAAAAAGCGGTATGTTGATCAATTAGATATTAATATCATATCCATTAATGAAGTGGAAATGTTCAGTGTAGATATTGAAAATAATCCTCCAAAAGGTGCAATGGACTTTAAGTTGCAAGTACGTAATGCAGAAGCAGTTTTATTTGCAGTACCTGAATATAACTTCTCTATTCCAGGGGTATTAAAAAATGCAACGGACTGGTTATCTCGAAGTGGAAATGACTTAGTAGGAAAACCAACATTTATCGTAGGTTCTTCTATGGGAGTATTAGGAAGCGTGCGTGCACAAATCCATTTAAGAGAAATCATCACGAACCCAGCATTACAACCAAAACTACTTCCAGGAAACGAAGTATATATTGGTGCAATTCATACAAAAATGAATGAACAAAATGAGATTACAGATGAAGGCACAGTTACTTTCTTAGATCAAGTAGTAACCAACTTTGTCGATTTTTACAACAACGCAAAATAA
- a CDS encoding DMT family transporter has protein sequence MGKLVTKSNIALLGLILIWGASWPIYKLALPYTPPLLFAGMRATIGGLLLGILLWKRRDLIKWWKNWRLYCISALFNTILFFGIQTIGLNYLPGGLFSVLVYFQPVLLGLFAWIWLGEIMTPIKITGLLLGFIGIFIVSLDGLTYHVSIIGVVLGLITAVCWAFGVIYVKRVSNQVDAFWMVSLQCIIGGLVLLGTGTLFESWAVIQWNSTYLFGLSYGGIFGIPLAYIIYYKLINEGEASKVGSFTFLVPIIAVFIGVAFLDEPITQLLIIGLVLVGISIFLVNYRSKKKLIKYK, from the coding sequence TTGGGTAAGCTTGTCACGAAGTCAAATATTGCACTTTTAGGTTTAATTTTGATATGGGGTGCCAGTTGGCCAATCTATAAATTGGCATTACCATATACTCCTCCATTATTGTTTGCAGGAATGCGCGCAACGATTGGTGGGCTTTTATTAGGAATCCTGTTATGGAAGAGGCGAGATCTAATAAAATGGTGGAAAAATTGGAGATTATATTGTATTTCTGCTTTATTTAATACGATTCTATTTTTTGGCATACAGACAATTGGTCTAAATTATTTACCTGGAGGGTTGTTTTCCGTTCTCGTCTATTTTCAACCAGTGTTACTAGGATTGTTTGCATGGATCTGGTTAGGTGAGATTATGACTCCTATCAAAATAACTGGTTTACTTTTGGGGTTCATTGGAATTTTCATAGTTAGTTTAGATGGATTAACCTATCATGTATCGATCATTGGAGTCGTTCTTGGTTTGATTACTGCAGTATGTTGGGCATTTGGGGTGATCTACGTAAAACGAGTAAGCAATCAAGTAGATGCTTTTTGGATGGTTTCCTTACAATGTATAATCGGTGGGTTAGTTTTATTAGGGACAGGCACGCTCTTTGAAAGTTGGGCGGTTATTCAATGGAATAGTACTTACTTGTTTGGATTAAGTTATGGTGGCATTTTTGGAATTCCATTAGCCTATATTATATATTACAAACTGATAAATGAAGGGGAGGCAAGTAAAGTAGGTTCCTTCACTTTTCTCGTACCTATTATTGCTGTCTTTATAGGAGTTGCTTTTTTAGACGAACCAATTACTCAATTGCTCATCATTGGATTAGTATTGGTGGGTATAAGTATTTTTCTAGTAAATTATCGAAGTAAAAAGAAGCTTATTAAATATAAATAA
- a CDS encoding IclR family transcriptional regulator: MKNKTVVRSMDILNLFINHDALTFQEIIELSMIPKTSVYRMLLTLEEMGFVEKGNDSKYRLGLLFLTYGNLVSTRLDIRQIAYPIMQDLHKELKEAINLIVKQGEEAIYIEKVDVFQKVRLYTAIGRRSPLYTGACSRVILSFLQDDEIESYLDQVELKSFALGTITDKETLKESIRNARRDGYTISHSELENHTSAIAAPIFNHKGQVVGGISIAGIEANYQNENIVIFANKATEAANEISKRLGYNK, from the coding sequence ATGAAAAACAAAACAGTTGTTCGTTCTATGGATATTCTAAACTTATTTATTAATCATGATGCTTTGACATTTCAAGAAATCATTGAACTATCGATGATTCCTAAAACATCGGTTTATAGAATGTTATTAACATTAGAGGAAATGGGTTTTGTCGAAAAAGGAAATGATTCTAAATACCGTTTAGGACTCCTGTTTCTGACTTATGGAAATCTGGTATCTACTAGGCTTGATATTCGACAGATTGCTTATCCAATTATGCAAGATTTACATAAAGAGTTAAAAGAAGCGATTAATTTAATTGTCAAACAAGGGGAAGAAGCAATATATATAGAAAAAGTGGATGTTTTTCAAAAAGTTCGATTATATACTGCAATTGGAAGAAGGAGCCCATTATATACTGGGGCGTGTTCACGCGTTATTTTATCCTTTTTACAAGATGATGAAATTGAGTCTTATTTAGACCAAGTTGAACTAAAATCATTCGCTTTAGGGACGATTACGGATAAAGAAACACTTAAAGAGAGTATTAGAAATGCAAGAAGAGATGGCTATACAATTAGTCATTCAGAATTAGAGAATCATACGTCAGCGATTGCTGCTCCTATTTTCAATCATAAAGGTCAAGTCGTAGGCGGAATAAGTATAGCTGGTATTGAAGCAAATTATCAAAATGAAAACATAGTAATTTTTGCTAATAAAGCGACTGAAGCGGCAAATGAGATTTCCAAAAGACTAGGCTACAATAAATGA
- a CDS encoding biotin-dependent carboxyltransferase family protein, with the protein MSVKVLHPGLLTTIQDIGRYGSQKYGVIVSGAMDSYSLRLANLLVGNNENEGALEITLYGTTLQFEEDTLIAITGGDFLATIDGIIAPLWRPVLIKKESILKFNSAIKGSRAYVAFAGGIDIPKIMGSKSTYIRANIGGFEGRALQKGDTLPIGEANSVSKELVRQLEENNITWSINFNELVNFNQNKTVRVLKGTEFHRFDKESQGTFLEKPYSITVQSDRMGYRLEGPPISLSEDFELLSEGVTFGTIQIPPSGKPIILMADRQTTGGYPKIAQVISADLPSLAQIQPTATINFNEVTLEEAEKILLKNEQLINKIKTAIQYKVFN; encoded by the coding sequence ATGAGTGTAAAAGTTCTTCATCCAGGTTTACTAACAACCATTCAAGATATAGGGAGATATGGTTCACAAAAGTATGGAGTCATCGTTAGTGGAGCAATGGATAGTTATTCATTAAGACTTGCAAATCTATTAGTTGGTAATAACGAAAATGAAGGAGCTCTTGAAATAACTTTATATGGCACAACCCTTCAATTCGAAGAAGATACTTTAATTGCTATTACTGGCGGAGATTTTCTTGCTACTATTGATGGTATTATCGCTCCGTTATGGCGCCCAGTGCTTATAAAGAAAGAATCTATTTTAAAATTCAATTCTGCTATTAAAGGAAGTAGGGCTTATGTTGCTTTCGCTGGAGGAATTGATATTCCTAAAATAATGGGAAGCAAAAGTACATATATTCGCGCGAATATTGGTGGATTTGAAGGAAGAGCACTACAAAAAGGAGACACCTTACCAATTGGAGAAGCAAATAGTGTAAGTAAGGAACTGGTACGACAATTAGAAGAAAATAATATTACTTGGTCTATTAATTTCAATGAACTAGTTAATTTCAACCAGAACAAAACAGTTAGAGTTTTAAAAGGTACGGAATTTCATCGTTTTGATAAAGAAAGTCAAGGTACTTTTTTAGAAAAACCCTATTCCATCACTGTTCAATCCGACCGCATGGGTTATCGCTTAGAAGGTCCTCCAATTTCACTCTCAGAGGATTTCGAGCTACTTTCCGAAGGTGTAACTTTTGGCACAATACAGATACCTCCAAGTGGAAAACCTATTATTTTAATGGCTGACAGACAAACTACTGGAGGTTATCCCAAAATAGCACAAGTAATTTCTGCAGACTTACCGAGTCTGGCACAGATTCAACCAACTGCTACTATTAATTTCAATGAAGTAACACTGGAGGAAGCAGAAAAGATTTTATTGAAGAACGAGCAACTCATTAATAAAATTAAAACAGCGATACAATATAAAGTGTTTAATTAG
- the pxpB gene encoding 5-oxoprolinase subunit PxpB, with product MPIQNIETNIKPLGDSALIVQLGEGIDPTIHEKVKNLSALLTDHPFDGLIEFVPAYNNITVYYNPYTVHSSIKGTVTAFEKVCTRINHLVQQIKIDKSNSPRLVSIPVCYGGEFGPDLEFVAAYHNMTQEDVIRIHSESDCLVYMLGFAPGFPFMGGMDPRIATPRKETPRLSIKPGSVGIAGKQTGIYSLETPGGWQIIGRTPQNLFLPQMSPPSLLQAGDRIRFVPISPSEYLNYKEMKL from the coding sequence ATGCCCATTCAAAATATAGAAACCAACATTAAACCATTGGGAGATTCTGCGTTAATCGTACAGCTCGGTGAAGGAATAGATCCGACTATTCATGAAAAAGTTAAAAATCTTTCAGCGCTCCTAACTGATCATCCTTTTGATGGACTTATTGAATTTGTCCCTGCTTACAACAATATTACCGTTTATTACAATCCATATACTGTACATTCTTCGATAAAAGGTACAGTAACTGCTTTCGAAAAGGTATGTACACGAATAAATCATTTAGTACAACAAATCAAAATCGATAAAAGTAATAGTCCACGACTTGTTTCCATACCAGTTTGTTACGGAGGAGAATTTGGTCCTGATTTAGAATTTGTTGCTGCGTATCACAACATGACTCAAGAAGATGTCATTCGAATTCATTCGGAAAGTGACTGTTTAGTTTATATGCTTGGTTTTGCACCTGGGTTTCCATTTATGGGTGGAATGGATCCACGAATAGCAACACCTCGAAAAGAAACGCCGAGACTATCTATCAAACCAGGTTCAGTAGGAATTGCTGGAAAACAAACGGGTATATATTCACTAGAAACTCCTGGAGGTTGGCAAATTATCGGACGTACACCCCAAAACTTGTTTTTACCACAAATGAGTCCTCCCTCTTTACTACAGGCAGGGGATAGAATTCGATTTGTACCAATTTCTCCTAGTGAATATCTAAATTATAAGGAGATGAAGCTATGA